GAACCTCACCTGGCGCGACATGCAGCACCTAGTGGTGCAGACCTCCAAGCCGGCTCACCTGAACACCAACGACTGGGCCACCAACGGCGTGGGGCGGAAAGGTAATGGGGACAGGCCACTGCTTCTGCTGCAAGAGGGAAGAGGAGACATATGTCCCTGTGCAAAagaagggtgggggtgggggatgttTGACTGTGCCGTTGTGGgagctccttttcctctttttttcaaatctaaaaaagcctattaaaagaCAGATTTTCTAAAAGTTTCCATGACTGTCaatgtggaatcatagcactacaaTTGCATAGTGAATGAATTGACCCGAGCTGGACCTTGGactctggattttggattctgattttaacaggcGTGTTTTCaattaattgtttaattactgtttttaatatattaattgattgctgattgttgattgtttttattatgtcggcatcatatgatgcttttgtgagtcccccctcgggggtgagaagggcggggtaaaaatataggaaataaataaataaataatagtgtgaCTGACCTTTTAGTGGCAGCTCCCAAGGTTTTCAGACCAAGTGATTTtctccacgggggggggggggggggggggcaggcttaGCAAGTAGGCTGaaccgctgtgctgcagaaaaatcctgttgatcaaaaggtcagcagtttgagcccaggttaaggtgagcacctgctgttagccccagctcacctgctcaCCTAGCACATTGAAAGCAGAAGTGCGAGTAGATAAATGGGTACcgcttttagcagggaggtaataaaagtgACTTTAAGGACATGGATTGGCGGAAAGCTCCttgacatggaagatggagcaacagtacCTCTTGTGGCTGAAGTCGAGCACAGGCtacaagatgccagaaataagatggaaaCAACTGCCTTTAACTCTGTTTGTGTTGACTGTTCTTGTTAATTGTacaactggcattgaatgttttccgaaTGTATGTTctctaagccactctgagtccttttcggggtgagaagggcggggtataactactgtaaataaataaatcaatgtttCAAAGGTAAGCACAAAAAACCCCCCGAAACCTCCCATTCCTGTCTTCTTTGCCTCCCTCCTTGCAGTCAGCCACTCCTACGGCTATGGGCTCCTGGACGCCGGCGCCATGGTGGCCCTGGCCAAGAACTGGACCTCCGTTGGGCCTCAGCGGAAGTGCATAATTGACATCCTGACGGAGCCCAGGTGGGTCCTCAGTGAGGAAACGGGCCTCTTCTGAAGGAGTGGGACGAGGCCTTTTATGTTTGGTGTCCTCCCCCTTGAGTGGCTCCTTTGCCCTCTCCTGAGCCCCCAATCTGCCCCACAGGGATATCGGGAAGCGGCTGGAGGTGCGCCAGAAGGTGGATGCCTGCCAAGGGAAGGCCAGCGCCGTTGGGCAGCTGGAGCATGTCCAGGCCCGCCTGACCCTCTCCTACAACCGCCGGGGGGACCTGGCTATCCACCTGGTGAGCCCCATGGGCACCCGGTCCACCCTGCTGGCTGCCAGGTGAGGAGGCTGCTCTTCCATGCTCCCACAATCCTTGGATTCCCCCCACTACCATCAGGGGTCTTCCCCTGCACCCCCCACCCATTGTACCTTGACCCATCCACTCTCACTCCCTTCTTTCCAGGCCCCACGACTATTCTGCTGACGGCTTCAACGACTGGGCCTTTATGAGCACCCACTCCTGGGATGAGGATCCTGCAGGGGAGTGGGTTCTGGAAATAGAGAACACCAGCGAAGCCAATAATTATGGTAAGGTTGTGCAACCCCCCATATTTACTGCAGAAATTACAATAAATGTATAGCAGAAATTAGGCCCCTTGGTgggtacagcgggttaaactgctgagctgctgaacttgctgatcgaaaggttggtgggTCTAATCCAGTGAGCGGGATGTgctcctgcagttagccccagctcctgccaacctagcagttcaaaaacatgcaaatgtgagtagatcaataggtgctgcttcagcgggaaggtaacggcgttccattcagtcatgccggccatatgacattggaggtgtctatagacaatgccagctcttcggtttagaaatggaagtGAGCACCACCCGCCAGTGtgggacacggctagacttactgtcaggggaaacctttaccttttatagcaGAAATTACATTGTTGATCAAGATGAAGATGAAGTATTCTTGCTCCCTCCCCCAAATCtacacacaaacataaacacatacactTCTGAACAGTCCCTACAATAATTGTCCCCCATGAATACTATTCTCTCTGCCCACCCATCCCATTGCAGTGACCTCAcatccatattttatttatttatttatttagttgtttgtttgtttgtttagaacatttataccttgtccttctcaatctccaaagagggactcaggacgggcataataacataatatataatataataacaaaaaatacaaaacagcacaatCTTTTAAGCACATCCAGGAAAGGACCTGCGGATGGGGTGGATGGGGGCTCATGATCATCTGCGATGGCTCCCGGCAGCTTAATTTCCCTCCTTGTCTTGCAGGAACCCTCACCAAGTTCACGCTGGTCCTGTACGGGATAGCTACGGAGCCCCCGGGCCTCTCCAACCAGTTTGAGAGCAGCGGCTGCAAAACCCTTGCGACCGGTCAGGCCTGTGTGGGTGAGTTTGGGAGGAGAgacagaggaggaaggaagagcacTATTAGCCTTGGAGGGGTGGGCCTCAAACAGGCAGGCCTCCGGGTTGAGACATCCTCATCTCTGCATTTAGCAGAGGTGTCCAGACAGGCCTTCTTGGGAAGGAAACTCTTTGCCTTCCACCTGTTGAtatctggaggaggaggaggaggaggaggaggaggaggagggtggaagggtggaagggtgggGAGGGAAGCTCCTTGTTAGTGAAGGAGCTTGTTAGTGCATGGGGCGGGGGTCATCCTTTCCAGCCCCTCCTCCAAGCTGCTCTTTTGCCATAGATGGGAGGGCTTTTTCCTGCACTGCTGGTACAGCATTCCTGCTCAGCTAtgggagcagtgggttaaaccgctgagctgctgaacttgctaaccgaaaggttggtgggttgttttaggttttttcgggctatatggccatggtctagaggcattctctcctgacgtttcgcctgcatctatggcaagcatcctcagaggtagtgaggttggtggttcgaatccagggagtggggtgagctcccactgttaggtccagcttctgctaacctagcagttcgaaaacatgcaaatgtgagtagatcaataggcacagcttctgcaggaaggaaatggcgctacatgcagtcatgccggccacatgaccttggaggtgtctatggacaatgctggctctttggcttagaaatagagatgagcaccaccccccagtcggACACAACTGTAATTAATATCTGGGCAGTGCATCAGCCCCCAGAGGAGAAGTGCAGAAGTCCCCCTTGTGTTCAAgatcttctccctctccttctagGGGTTGGGCCTTTCCCCTGACCCTCATCCTAACCCTCATCCTCACCCTCATCTTCTTCTTTGTTGCAGTGTGCGAAGAGGGCTTCTTCCTCCACCAGAAGAGCTGCCTGAAGGCTTGCCCACCCGGCTTTGCTCCGGGCCCACCACCTCCAACGGCCCCCCTGGAGAACAGCCTGGGGCCTCACCTGCGACCGCTGCTCTGCCTGCCCTGCCACCCCTCCTGCGCCACCTGCCTGGGGCCCGGGGCCACCCAGTGCCTCTCCTGCCCAGTGCACGCCCATTACAACAGCCAGGAGCAGAGCTGCTCTCACCAGACCCAGAGCAGCCGAGCCTCTCCTGCATTGGGAGCCAATGGCGGAGGCGGGGCGCCGGCATCCCTGGCTGGAGGGAACTCCAACCTCCCGGTCCTGGTGGCCAGCCTGAGCTGCTTCTTCATCGTCCTGGTCTTCGTCACGGTCTTCCTGGTGCTGCAGCTGCGCTCCGGCCTGCGCCTGCGCGGGGTCAAGGTCTACTCTCTGGAGAGCGGCGGCATCATTGCCTACAAGGGCCTGCCTTCGGACGCctggctggaggaggaggaggaggaggagaacgacGACCACCGGGGCGGCGAGCGGACTGCCTTCATCAGAGACCAAAGTGCCCTTTGATGAGCCCGCACCCCCTGGAGCGTCAGGGGCAGGAAGAGGAAGGCGGGGACGGAGCTGTGCGGACGGAGCCTCTGCCCCCGCGGCCCTTGGCTCCCCTTCACTCTTCCACGAGAGAGCTGGACTCGGGTCCAGTTAGCGGAGGGGTGGCACTCTCGCCTCCTGGCTCTGGTTTGAACTCGCCAAAGTGATTTTTCTACACAGAACCAGTTTGCCCCACTGCTGGTGGTAGCGATGGGGCGGAGGCGGGACCGAGGAAGACCCTCCTCCTTCTGTGGCCCCTGCCCCACTATTGGCATTGGccaagccccctccttccctctgcgcCAGCCTTGTACCAGGCAGCCTGAGGGGCCCCCTCTTTCGGAGGCCCCTTCCCAGCCTTCTCCTTGCCTCGCCAGACTTGCCCTGTGCAATAGAGTGGGGCTCCTCTTCAAGGGGCTTcgggagggaggaagggtgggGGCCACGGAGCCTTTCCACTGCCTCCTGTTgtgccgccgctgccgccgccgccactactgctgctgctaggggccttccttcttccctccctccctccctccctccctctgtcgtTGCTGCCTCTCCTCCAAGggcgacgacaacaacaacatggccgcTCGCTTGCCCCCGAGCTGCCCCTTCCCCAGTGCCCCCTGG
This genomic window from Anolis sagrei isolate rAnoSag1 chromosome 9, rAnoSag1.mat, whole genome shotgun sequence contains:
- the FURIN gene encoding furin, whose protein sequence is MDLWPPWLLWWCTLMAALGRGTPQGPPRVYTNTWAVRVPAGPQEAQRIARKHGFLHGGQIIGDYYHFSHRAVAKRSLSPHRSWHSALAREPQVHWLEQQVAKRRSKRDAFLEPTDPKFPQQWYLSNPNQRDLNVQEAWQQGYTGRGVVVSILDDGIEKNHPDLEANYDPAASYDVNDQDSDPQPRYTQMNDNRHGTRCAGEVAAVANNGICGVGVAYNAKIGGVRMLDGEVTDAVEARSLGLNPNHIHIYSASWGPEDDGKTVDGPARLAEEAFYRGVSQGRNGLGSIFVWASGNGGREHDSCNCDGYTNSIYTLSISSTTQYGNVPWYSEACSSTLATTYSSGSQNEKQIVTTDLRQKCTESHTGTSASAPLAAGIIALALEANKNLTWRDMQHLVVQTSKPAHLNTNDWATNGVGRKVSHSYGYGLLDAGAMVALAKNWTSVGPQRKCIIDILTEPRDIGKRLEVRQKVDACQGKASAVGQLEHVQARLTLSYNRRGDLAIHLVSPMGTRSTLLAARPHDYSADGFNDWAFMSTHSWDEDPAGEWVLEIENTSEANNYGTLTKFTLVLYGIATEPPGLSNQFESSGCKTLATGQACVVCEEGFFLHQKSCLKACPPGFAPGPPPPTAPLENSLGPHLRPLLCLPCHPSCATCLGPGATQCLSCPVHAHYNSQEQSCSHQTQSSRASPALGANGGGGAPASLAGGNSNLPVLVASLSCFFIVLVFVTVFLVLQLRSGLRLRGVKVYSLESGGIIAYKGLPSDAWLEEEEEEENDDHRGGERTAFIRDQSAL